A stretch of Bos taurus isolate L1 Dominette 01449 registration number 42190680 breed Hereford chromosome 5, ARS-UCD2.0, whole genome shotgun sequence DNA encodes these proteins:
- the ACVRL1 gene encoding activin receptor type-1-like isoform X1: protein MTLNLPRRRLLMLLIALGLTQGDPLKPSRGPLVTCTCENPHCKGPTCQGSWCTVVLVWEDGHLREYRGCGNMHPEVCRARPTEFVNHYCCYSPLCNHNVSLTLEATQTAPEQPQGDGQLPLILGPVLAFLVLVALGALGLWHVRRRKEKQRGANSELGESSLILKPSEQGDSMLGDLLDSDCTTGSGSGLPFLVQRTVARQVALVECVGKGRYGEVWRGLWHGESVAVKIFSSRDEQSWFRETEIYNTVLLRHDNILGFIASDMTSRNSSTQLWLITHYHEHGSLYDFLQRQTLEPQLALKLAVSAACGLAHLHVEIFGTQGKPAIAHRDLKSRNVLVKSNLQCCIADLGLAVMHSQSSDYLDIGNNPRVGTKRYMAPEVLEEQIRTDCFESYKWTDIWAFGLVLWEITRRTIVNGIVEDYRPPFYDVVPNDPSFEDMKKVVCVDQQTPTIPNRLAADPVLSGLAQMMRECWYPNPSARLTALRIKKTLQKLSNGLQKPKVIP from the exons ATGACCTTGAACCTTCCCAGGAGAAGGCTTCTGATGCTACTGATAGCCTTGGGCCTGACCCAGG GTGACCCCTTGAAACCCTCTCGGGGCCCGCTGGTGACCTGCACGTGTGAGAACCCACACTGCAAGGGGCCTACCTGCCAGGGGTCCTGGTGTACAGTCGTGCTGGTGTGGGAGGATGGACACCTCCGGGAATACCGGGGCTGCGGGAACATGCACCCAGAGGTCTGTAGGGCGCGCCCCACGGAGTTCGTCAACCACTACTGCTGCTACAGCCCCCTATGCAACCACAACGTGTCCCTGACGCTAGAAG CCACCCAGACTGCTCCGGAGCAGCCTCAAGGAGATGGCCAGCTGCCTTTGATCCTGGGCCCCGTGCTGGCCTTTCTAGTGCTTGTGGCCCTGGGTGCCCTGGGCCTGTGGCATGTCCGGCGGAGGAAGGAGAAGCAGCGGGGCGCGAACAGTGAGCTGGGCGAGTCCAGCCTCATCCTGAAGCCATCTGAGCAGGGGGACAGCATGTTGGGG GACCTCCTGGACAGTGACTGTACCACGGGCAGTGGCTCAGGGCTCCCGTTCCTGGTGCAGAGGACAGTGGCTCGACAGGTCGCCCTGGTGGAGTGTGTGG GAAAGGGCCGCTATGGTGAGGTGTGGCGGGGCCTGTGGCATGGTGAGAGCGTAGCCGTCAAGATCTTCTCCTCCAGAGATGAACAGTCCTGGTTCCGGGAGACTGAGATCTACAACACAGTGCTGCTCAGACACGACAACATCCTAG GCTTTATCGCCTCGGACATGACTTCCCGCAACTCGAGCACGCAgctgtggctcatcacgcactacCACGAGCACGGCTCGCTCTACGACTTTCTGCAGAGGCAGACGCTGGAGCCTCAGCTGGCCCTGAAGCTAGCCGTGTCCGCGGCCTGCGGCCTGGCGCACCTGCACGTGGAGATCTTCGGCACGCAGGGCAAACCGGCCATCGCCCACCGCGACCTCAAGAGCCGCAACGTGCTGGTCAAGAGCAACCTGCAGTGCTGCATCGCCGACCTGG GCCTGGCTGTGATGCACTCTCAGAGTAGCGATTACCTGGACATTGGCAACAACCCGCGAGTGGGCACCAAGCGGTACATGGCCCCTGAGGTGCTGGAAGAGCAGATCCGAACCGACTGCTTCGAATCCTACAAGTGGACGGACATCTGGGCCTTTGGCCTGGTGCTGTGGGAGATCACCCGCCGGACCATTGTCAATG GCATTGTGGAGGACTACCGGCCACCCTTCTATGATGTGGTGCCCAATGACCCCAGCTTTGAGGACATGAAGAAGGTGGTGTGTGTTGACCAGCAGACCCCCACCATCCCCAACCGGCTGGCTGCAGACCCG GTCCTCTCAGGCCTGGCTCAGATGATGCGGGAGTGCTGGTACCCCAACCCCTCTGCCCGCCTCACTGCGCTGCGGATCAAGAAGACACTACAGAAACTCAGCAATGGTCTCCAGAAGCCCAAAGTTATTCCCTAG
- the ACVRL1 gene encoding activin receptor type-1-like precursor (The RefSeq protein has 1 substitution compared to this genomic sequence) produces MTLNLPRRRLLMLLIALGLTQGDPLKPSRGPLVTCTCENPHCKGPTCQGSWCTVVLVWEDGHLREYRGCGNMHPEVCRARPTEFVNHYCCYSPLCNHNVSLTLEATQTAPEQPQGDGQLPLILGPVLAFLVLVALGALGLWHVRRRKEKQRGANSELGESSLILKPSEQGDSMLGDLLDSDCTTGSGSGLPFLVQRTVARQVALVECVGKGRYGEVWRGLWHGESVAVKIFSSRDEQSWFRETEIYNTVLLRHDNILGFIASDMTSRNSSTQLWLITHYHEHGSLYDFLQRQTLEPQLALKLAVSAACGLAHLHVEIFGTQGKPAIAHRDLKSRNVLVKSNLQCCIADLGLAVMHSQGSDYLDIGNNPRVGTKRYMAPEVLEEQIRTDCFESYKWTDIWAFGLVLWEITRRTIVNGIVEDYRPPFYDVVPNDPSFEDMKKVVCVDQQTPTIPNRLAADPVLSGLAQMMRECWYPNPSARLTALRIKKTLQKLSNGLQKPKVIP; encoded by the exons ATGACCTTGAACCTTCCCAGGAGAAGGCTTCTGATGCTACTGATAGCCTTGGGCCTGACCCAGG GTGACCCCTTGAAACCCTCTCGGGGCCCGCTGGTGACCTGCACGTGTGAGAACCCACACTGCAAGGGGCCTACCTGCCAGGGGTCCTGGTGTACAGTCGTGCTGGTGTGGGAGGATGGACACCTCCGGGAATACCGGGGCTGCGGGAACATGCACCCAGAGGTCTGTAGGGCGCGCCCCACGGAGTTCGTCAACCACTACTGCTGCTACAGCCCCCTATGCAACCACAACGTGTCCCTGACGCTAGAAG CCACCCAGACTGCTCCGGAGCAGCCTCAAGGAGATGGCCAGCTGCCTTTGATCCTGGGCCCCGTGCTGGCCTTTCTAGTGCTTGTGGCCCTGGGTGCCCTGGGCCTGTGGCATGTCCGGCGGAGGAAGGAGAAGCAGCGGGGCGCGAACAGTGAGCTGGGCGAGTCCAGCCTCATCCTGAAGCCATCTGAGCAGGGGGACAGCATGTTGGGG GACCTCCTGGACAGTGACTGTACCACGGGCAGTGGCTCAGGGCTCCCGTTCCTGGTGCAGAGGACAGTGGCTCGACAGGTCGCCCTGGTGGAGTGTGTGG GAAAGGGCCGCTATGGTGAGGTGTGGCGGGGCCTGTGGCATGGTGAGAGCGTAGCCGTCAAGATCTTCTCCTCCAGAGATGAACAGTCCTGGTTCCGGGAGACTGAGATCTACAACACAGTGCTGCTCAGACACGACAACATCCTAG GCTTTATCGCCTCGGACATGACTTCCCGCAACTCGAGCACGCAgctgtggctcatcacgcactacCACGAGCACGGCTCGCTCTACGACTTTCTGCAGAGGCAGACGCTGGAGCCTCAGCTGGCCCTGAAGCTAGCCGTGTCCGCGGCCTGCGGCCTGGCGCACCTGCACGTGGAGATCTTCGGCACGCAGGGCAAACCGGCCATCGCCCACCGCGACCTCAAGAGCCGCAACGTGCTGGTCAAGAGCAACCTGCAGTGCTGCATCGCCGACCTGG GCCTGGCTGTGATGCACTCTCAGAGTAGCGATTACCTGGACATTGGCAACAACCCGCGAGTGGGCACCAAGCGGTACATGGCCCCTGAGGTGCTGGAAGAGCAGATCCGAACCGACTGCTTCGAATCCTACAAGTGGACGGACATCTGGGCCTTTGGCCTGGTGCTGTGGGAGATCACCCGCCGGACCATTGTCAATG GCATTGTGGAGGACTACCGGCCACCCTTCTATGATGTGGTGCCCAATGACCCCAGCTTTGAGGACATGAAGAAGGTGGTGTGTGTTGACCAGCAGACCCCCACCATCCCCAACCGGCTGGCTGCAGACCCG GTCCTCTCAGGCCTGGCTCAGATGATGCGGGAGTGCTGGTACCCCAACCCCTCTGCCCGCCTCACTGCGCTGCGGATCAAGAAGACACTACAGAAACTCAGCAATGGTCTCCAGAAGCCCAAAGTTATTCCCTAG